Proteins from a genomic interval of Rhodothermales bacterium:
- a CDS encoding metal-dependent transcriptional regulator, whose protein sequence is MSNEAPGSGRMLSQVAEDYLKTIYMLQGDGRVGTNDLAQSLEVSSATVTKMLKRLTRMELVDHEAYRGVRLTEPGRKIALEIIRHHRLLETYLKEIMGFSWSEMHDEAERLEHHISEEFEERIDEMLGYPTHDPHGHPIPTKDGVIADSATQTLADVDPGSSVVVHHVSDGDAEMLHYLESTGLLPNSRVHVVRKEPFNGPLRVQLESGEKTIGREVARNVFVNEA, encoded by the coding sequence ATGAGCAACGAGGCCCCCGGATCCGGCCGCATGCTGAGCCAGGTAGCAGAAGACTACCTCAAGACCATCTACATGCTTCAGGGAGACGGTCGCGTGGGTACGAACGACCTGGCCCAGTCACTGGAGGTGTCGTCCGCCACGGTTACCAAGATGCTCAAGCGGCTGACACGCATGGAGCTGGTGGACCACGAGGCCTATCGCGGTGTCCGCCTGACGGAGCCAGGGCGAAAAATTGCGCTTGAGATTATCCGGCACCACCGCCTGCTCGAGACCTACCTCAAGGAGATCATGGGCTTCTCCTGGAGTGAGATGCACGATGAAGCCGAGCGCCTGGAGCACCACATCTCTGAGGAATTCGAGGAGCGCATCGACGAGATGCTGGGTTACCCCACGCACGATCCTCACGGCCACCCCATTCCCACCAAGGACGGGGTGATTGCCGACTCCGCGACGCAGACGCTTGCAGATGTAGATCCCGGAAGCTCCGTCGTGGTGCACCACGTGTCGGACGGAGATGCCGAAATGCTGCACTACCTGGAGTCTACGGGCCTGCTGCCCAACAGCCGGGTGCACGTCGTGCGCAAGGAACCGTTCAATGGACCCCTGCGCGTGCAACTGGAGTCGGGCGAGAAAACAATCGGCCGTGAAGTGGCCCGCAACGTGTTCGTGAACGAGGCCTGA
- a CDS encoding TonB-dependent receptor — protein sequence MTTRSWGITLAVAGLSLTMASQGQARQFATIEGTVRSEGQAVAYASVRLPDLRAGVAASEAGVYSLKLPTGTEGSITVLFTAIGYQPLERSVEIQGVETIRLDVELIPTVYESGALVVTGTMTEITTAESPVKVNLLPSRFLETVPTSNLMEVIDRVNGLYQQIDCGVCYTNNIRINGIDGPNTAVLIDGMPMMSSLAAVYGLNGISPMLIKQVEVVKGPMSTLYGSEALGGVVNIRTKDPGSTPRFSANAYTTQHREHVAEASAVALRGRTNLLVSGTLLSAQDYHDNNADGFSDRPFQSRVALFAKGTRTDALGFDRASVVAKFYHEDREAGVESFLKAPKDLRGSGATYGESIFTRRAELMATVRATSTLNVASALSLHDQDSFYGDSGYQAQQTDGFLQATWTPFMPAAREHHDLLIGLAMRYQRYDDGSGVTGRYDDSGTLLENQPDTRLIPGLFVQDDVEVTDRLRVLGGLRLDYQPDHGLIPSPRLATKVELGDLTTLRLNVGTGFRVVNLFTEDHAAYTGGRATVILEDLNPERSVSTAGSIQHILTGMGSPITVDFDAFWTRFSNKIEPDYDTPGEVRYRNLRGHYATRGVALQVQGNVTGGVSYSVAGTLMDVYVEEDGTRRDHEFAPAYQGTATITWQAPNDVVLDYTARVTGPMQMPGFEPSVREAYRQATGVTLHERSPTYAVHNLQATRDFRSTSGRLLQVYVALENLTGFKQSSPLVGYYEGTPGFGDSFDTAYVYGPIEGRHFGAGVRLILP from the coding sequence ATGACGACTCGTAGTTGGGGTATCACACTGGCGGTGGCGGGGCTTTCGCTGACGATGGCTTCCCAGGGCCAGGCCAGACAGTTCGCGACCATCGAGGGCACAGTACGCTCTGAGGGGCAAGCGGTCGCCTATGCCAGCGTGCGCTTGCCCGACCTCCGTGCAGGTGTTGCGGCTTCCGAAGCGGGCGTCTACAGCCTGAAACTGCCGACCGGAACCGAAGGGTCAATCACCGTCCTGTTCACTGCGATTGGCTACCAGCCGCTGGAGAGGTCGGTTGAGATCCAGGGGGTGGAGACCATACGCCTGGACGTCGAGCTCATCCCGACGGTGTACGAGTCTGGAGCACTGGTGGTGACAGGAACGATGACCGAGATCACGACGGCAGAATCGCCGGTGAAGGTCAACCTGCTACCCTCGCGCTTCCTGGAGACCGTGCCGACGTCCAACCTGATGGAGGTGATCGACCGGGTCAACGGGCTCTATCAGCAGATTGACTGCGGCGTCTGCTACACCAACAACATCCGGATCAACGGCATCGACGGGCCCAATACCGCCGTGTTGATCGACGGCATGCCCATGATGAGCAGTCTGGCAGCGGTGTACGGACTGAACGGCATCTCACCGATGCTCATCAAGCAGGTCGAAGTGGTCAAGGGTCCCATGTCCACCCTCTATGGGTCGGAGGCGCTGGGTGGTGTCGTGAACATCCGGACCAAGGATCCCGGCTCGACGCCGCGATTCTCCGCGAACGCGTACACCACGCAGCACCGCGAGCACGTGGCAGAGGCCTCCGCGGTTGCACTGCGAGGAAGAACCAACCTGCTGGTGTCCGGCACCCTGCTGTCGGCACAGGACTACCACGACAACAATGCCGACGGTTTCTCGGACCGTCCATTCCAGTCTCGCGTAGCCCTGTTCGCCAAAGGCACGCGCACAGACGCGCTGGGGTTTGACCGAGCCTCCGTCGTGGCCAAGTTCTATCACGAAGACCGTGAGGCCGGTGTCGAATCCTTTCTGAAGGCTCCGAAGGATCTCCGTGGCTCCGGCGCGACCTACGGGGAGTCCATCTTCACGCGTCGCGCCGAGCTGATGGCTACGGTGCGCGCGACCAGCACCCTGAACGTGGCGTCCGCCCTGAGTCTGCACGATCAGGACTCTTTCTATGGCGACTCGGGCTACCAGGCACAGCAGACTGACGGCTTCCTTCAGGCCACCTGGACGCCGTTCATGCCCGCGGCCCGTGAGCACCACGATCTGCTGATCGGACTGGCGATGCGGTATCAGCGCTACGACGACGGTTCAGGCGTGACGGGCCGCTATGACGACAGCGGCACACTGCTCGAAAACCAGCCCGATACGCGCCTGATTCCAGGTCTCTTCGTTCAGGATGACGTGGAGGTCACGGACCGTCTCAGGGTGCTCGGTGGCCTGCGCCTGGATTATCAGCCGGATCACGGGCTGATACCATCACCACGACTCGCGACGAAGGTGGAGCTGGGTGATTTGACCACGCTGCGTCTGAACGTCGGCACGGGCTTTCGGGTCGTGAATCTCTTTACCGAGGACCATGCTGCCTACACGGGCGGCCGCGCTACGGTGATCCTCGAGGACCTGAACCCGGAGCGCAGCGTGAGTACCGCCGGCTCGATCCAGCACATCCTCACGGGGATGGGAAGCCCGATTACGGTCGACTTTGACGCATTCTGGACGCGGTTCTCCAACAAGATCGAGCCGGACTACGACACGCCCGGTGAGGTGCGGTACCGGAATCTCCGCGGGCACTACGCAACTCGGGGCGTCGCCCTTCAGGTTCAGGGCAATGTGACGGGAGGGGTGAGCTACTCGGTGGCGGGCACGTTGATGGATGTCTACGTCGAAGAGGATGGCACGCGACGGGACCATGAGTTTGCCCCCGCCTATCAGGGCACCGCGACCATCACCTGGCAGGCCCCGAACGATGTCGTGCTGGATTACACCGCGCGCGTCACGGGCCCCATGCAGATGCCGGGATTTGAGCCGTCTGTGCGCGAAGCCTACAGGCAGGCGACCGGGGTCACCCTGCACGAGCGCTCCCCGACATATGCTGTGCACAACCTGCAGGCCACCCGCGATTTCCGCTCCACCTCCGGGCGGTTGCTCCAGGTGTACGTTGCGCTCGAAAACCTCACCGGATTCAAACAGTCGTCGCCCCTGGTGGGCTACTACGAAGGAACGCCCGGATTCGGGGACTCGTTCGACACGGCCTATGTCTATGGCCCCATAGAGGGTCGGCATTTCGGCGCGGGAGTGCGCCTCATCCTTCCCTGA
- a CDS encoding thioredoxin family protein, with protein sequence MLKIRLSVVVTGVLCLVVGQVRGQESADTLAVQWLQFQEGVARAQKADKPIFLMVGAPWCGPCARLKSETYPDPLVARAMRAFVPVELTIDDWDRKQRIGPYRLTEAAWSERLGAAETPTLLVLTSDLQVLGRHTGFLPPEGLLPILNAAARAASNHDDS encoded by the coding sequence GTGCTAAAAATCAGGTTGTCGGTGGTTGTGACCGGGGTGCTGTGCCTGGTCGTGGGACAGGTCCGTGGACAGGAGTCTGCGGACACGCTCGCCGTGCAGTGGCTCCAGTTTCAGGAGGGCGTAGCAAGGGCGCAGAAAGCCGACAAGCCCATCTTCCTCATGGTGGGCGCACCGTGGTGTGGCCCGTGTGCCCGGCTGAAGTCGGAGACGTACCCGGACCCGCTTGTCGCCAGAGCCATGCGGGCGTTCGTGCCGGTCGAGCTCACCATTGACGACTGGGATCGCAAACAGCGCATCGGCCCGTACCGTCTCACCGAGGCAGCCTGGTCAGAGCGCCTGGGCGCGGCGGAAACTCCGACACTGCTGGTGCTCACCTCGGATCTGCAGGTCCTCGGCAGGCACACCGGGTTCCTCCCCCCGGAAGGACTGCTACCCATCCTGAATGCGGCCGCAAGAGCGGCATCCAATCATGACGACTCGTAG